From a single Pseudorasbora parva isolate DD20220531a chromosome 15, ASM2467924v1, whole genome shotgun sequence genomic region:
- the lratd1 gene encoding protein LRATD1 isoform X2, with the protein MGNQLDRITHLNYSELPTGDPSGIEKDELRVGVAYFFSDEEEELDDRSQSDSFKDNNSPSKDGPITLNEIEYSAFCCQECIYSKLRENEDLNVYSVKTLLTMCKPGDLLELVANAQPPHWAIFEGEDQVIHLYKGEIRKDSLFEISCGRQGRIVNNRYRYRPLPADLVMQNASGHVGLSSGEICWTNSESFAAWCRFGKREFKAGGEAHSVEQRYFLKVHLSESTAHTLMFRSLEDMIRERRRVDASGILKELSLVTGKE; encoded by the coding sequence ATGGGAAACCAACTGGACCGGATCACCCACCTGAACTACAGCGAGCTACCCACCGGGGATCCATCGGGCATCGAGAAGGACGAGTTGCGTGTTGGTGTGGCGTATTTCTTTTCCGATGAGGAGGAAGAGCTGGACGATCGATCGCAGTCGGACAGCTTTAAAGACAACAACAGCCCGAGCAAAGACGGTCCGATTACGCTTAACGAGATCGAATACTCGGCGTTCTGCTGCCAGGAATGTATATACTCCAAACTACGAGAGAACGAGGACCTGAATGTTTATTCTGTGAAAACTTTATTGACCATGTGCAAACCCGGGGATCTACTGGAGTTAGTGGCCAACGCACAACCCCCGCACTGGGCGATCTTTGAAGGGGAGGACCAGGTTATTCACCTCTACAAGGGGGAGATCCGCAAGGACAGCTTGTTTGAGATCAGCTGCGGTCGACAGGGCAGGATAGTGAACAATCGGTACCGCTACCGGCCGCTGCCCGCTGATTTGGTGATGCAGAACGCGAGCGGGCACGTGGGGCTCAGCAGCGGCGAGATTTGCTGGACGAACTCAGAAAGTTTCGCAGCCTGGTGCCGTTTCGGCAAGCGGGAGTTTAAAGCGGGCGGGGAGGCGCACTCTGTCGAGCAGCGCTACTTTCTGAAGGTGCACCTGTCCGAGAGCACCGCACACACGCTCATGTTCCGCAGCCTGGAGGACATGATACGCGAGAGACGGCGCGTGGACGCCAGTGGCATTCTGAAGGAGCTGTCGCTGGTGACCGGGAAGGAATGA
- the lratd1 gene encoding protein LRATD1 isoform X1: MRLVSSSTSTRPFPLCAALCRLACLRTQVRVVYCVMRSSIPCLSSALLLMGNQLDRITHLNYSELPTGDPSGIEKDELRVGVAYFFSDEEEELDDRSQSDSFKDNNSPSKDGPITLNEIEYSAFCCQECIYSKLRENEDLNVYSVKTLLTMCKPGDLLELVANAQPPHWAIFEGEDQVIHLYKGEIRKDSLFEISCGRQGRIVNNRYRYRPLPADLVMQNASGHVGLSSGEICWTNSESFAAWCRFGKREFKAGGEAHSVEQRYFLKVHLSESTAHTLMFRSLEDMIRERRRVDASGILKELSLVTGKE, encoded by the exons ATGCGCCTCGTGAGCAGTTCAACATCGACTCGCCCTTTTCCTCTTTGTGCCGCGCTCTGCCGACTGGCTTGTTTACGCACCCAGGTGCGCGTGGTTTATTGTGTTATGAG AAGCAGTATTCCATGTCTCTCCTCTGCCCTGTTATTGATGGGAAACCAACTGGACCGGATCACCCACCTGAACTACAGCGAGCTACCCACCGGGGATCCATCGGGCATCGAGAAGGACGAGTTGCGTGTTGGTGTGGCGTATTTCTTTTCCGATGAGGAGGAAGAGCTGGACGATCGATCGCAGTCGGACAGCTTTAAAGACAACAACAGCCCGAGCAAAGACGGTCCGATTACGCTTAACGAGATCGAATACTCGGCGTTCTGCTGCCAGGAATGTATATACTCCAAACTACGAGAGAACGAGGACCTGAATGTTTATTCTGTGAAAACTTTATTGACCATGTGCAAACCCGGGGATCTACTGGAGTTAGTGGCCAACGCACAACCCCCGCACTGGGCGATCTTTGAAGGGGAGGACCAGGTTATTCACCTCTACAAGGGGGAGATCCGCAAGGACAGCTTGTTTGAGATCAGCTGCGGTCGACAGGGCAGGATAGTGAACAATCGGTACCGCTACCGGCCGCTGCCCGCTGATTTGGTGATGCAGAACGCGAGCGGGCACGTGGGGCTCAGCAGCGGCGAGATTTGCTGGACGAACTCAGAAAGTTTCGCAGCCTGGTGCCGTTTCGGCAAGCGGGAGTTTAAAGCGGGCGGGGAGGCGCACTCTGTCGAGCAGCGCTACTTTCTGAAGGTGCACCTGTCCGAGAGCACCGCACACACGCTCATGTTCCGCAGCCTGGAGGACATGATACGCGAGAGACGGCGCGTGGACGCCAGTGGCATTCTGAAGGAGCTGTCGCTGGTGACCGGGAAGGAATGA